GCGCGTGAACAGCGGCCGACCCGACAGGCCGCCGCTGAGTCCGGCGGGTGGGTTGGGCAGGGCGGAGTGGTCGATAGTGGTGTTGGTCAGAATCAGGCCCGCGCCGCCTTCATCGAGCGCCGCCTGGGCGCAGGTGATGGCATCCTCGTCGGCCAGATCCGGTGCCAGCTTGATCAGTAGCGGTCGCGGGTGGGCAAGGCGTTGATTGAGCATCTGCAACGCCGAAAGAATGCGCCGGACATCATCGACGCGCTGCAGATCGCGCAGGCCGGGGGTGTTGGGGCTCGAGATATTGACGACGACATAATCGGCCCACTCGCCGAGCGCGGCAAAGCTTTGCTGGTAATCGGCCGCGGCTTCGTCGCTGCTCGCGCGTTTGGACTTGCCGATATTGACGCCAAGCGGCACCCGCAGGCGATTGCTTTCGCTCTGGTCGCCCTGTTCGCCCTGTTCGCGAAGCGCGCGCAGGCGCTGTGCGACACAGCGCGCGCCCTGGTTATTGAAGCCCATGCGATTGACCAGCGCACCCTGTGGCGGAAAGCGAAACAGCCGTGGGCGCGGATTGCCGGGTTGCGGATGCGCGGTCACGGTGCCGACCTCAACAAAGCCAAAACCCAGCCGCTGCCAGGCCTGCACCGCGGTCGCGTCCTTGTCGAGCCCGGCTGCGAGACCGACCGGGTTGGGAAAGGTAAGTCCCATCAGCTGGCGGCCGAGACTG
Above is a genomic segment from Thiorhodovibrio litoralis containing:
- a CDS encoding quinone-dependent dihydroorotate dehydrogenase is translated as MPDESTTGSWRLLRPLLFRLDPELAHHLTLTLAGHWARVLDQLSPPARERAPTAVNNSLGRQLMGLTFPNPVGLAAGLDKDATAVQAWQRLGFGFVEVGTVTAHPQPGNPRPRLFRFPPQGALVNRMGFNNQGARCVAQRLRALREQGEQGDQSESNRLRVPLGVNIGKSKRASSDEAAADYQQSFAALGEWADYVVVNISSPNTPGLRDLQRVDDVRRILSALQMLNQRLAHPRPLLIKLAPDLADEDAITCAQAALDEGGAGLILTNTTIDHSALPNPPAGLSGGLSGRPLFTRSTALLATLRAALGEQAALIGVGGIMSPQDAMAKFAAGADLIQLYTGLIYQGPALVKRILDILPPGNGVHVQP